One Ignavibacterium album JCM 16511 genomic region harbors:
- the tig gene encoding trigger factor, whose protein sequence is MEYNVNEINASEKEVEIKLSYDEIKESIENEVKKQAKNIQVPGFRKGKVPRNILKKMLGNALEYEAADKVATEFFWKVADEKDLRPIGKPAMTSLDFEPEKHLTFKVKYETFPEINVQNYKDIEIEVPDFVVTDEEVQKEIEYILKANQTTIEADEIGDDRNYHIEVEINRTDENGNILPDTKPEKLTIDLTNEQIHPQIIENSRGKKVGEAFTFQFTDQRKQTNSEGVEEEVTDNYYYTVKILSIKKVVSPELNEELVKKVTKDRLSDVEAFKKEIKEDIQKYYDQRVEEITRTKLLSEIIKNNDFTPPQTLVNNVLEEYLKSEENYAKQNKILFNKDEARERLRKSAENEVKWYLIKEQIQKAENISVTEDELKEFAQKEAEQTGLSIDKLMNYYKASNQIERIIDEKLFEFLKLNNKIKRVDPNTLYPQKEEINEQ, encoded by the coding sequence TTGGAATACAATGTAAATGAAATAAATGCTTCTGAAAAAGAAGTTGAAATAAAGCTTTCATACGATGAAATTAAAGAAAGCATAGAAAATGAAGTAAAGAAACAAGCCAAAAACATTCAGGTTCCCGGCTTCAGAAAAGGTAAAGTACCAAGAAATATTCTTAAAAAAATGCTCGGCAATGCTCTTGAATATGAAGCCGCAGACAAAGTTGCTACTGAATTTTTCTGGAAAGTTGCTGATGAAAAAGACCTGAGACCAATCGGTAAACCTGCAATGACAAGTCTTGACTTTGAGCCGGAAAAACATCTTACATTCAAAGTGAAATATGAAACTTTTCCTGAAATAAATGTTCAGAATTATAAAGATATTGAAATCGAAGTTCCTGATTTCGTCGTCACAGACGAAGAAGTTCAGAAGGAAATCGAATATATACTGAAAGCTAATCAGACTACCATTGAAGCTGATGAAATTGGTGATGACAGAAATTATCATATTGAAGTTGAAATAAATCGTACTGATGAGAATGGTAATATTTTACCTGATACTAAACCAGAAAAGCTTACTATTGATCTTACGAATGAACAGATTCATCCGCAGATCATTGAGAATTCAAGAGGTAAAAAAGTCGGTGAAGCTTTCACTTTTCAATTTACTGATCAGAGAAAACAAACAAACAGTGAAGGTGTTGAAGAAGAAGTTACTGATAATTACTACTATACAGTTAAAATACTTTCAATTAAAAAGGTTGTTTCGCCTGAATTGAATGAAGAGTTAGTTAAGAAAGTTACCAAAGATCGTCTGTCTGATGTTGAGGCTTTTAAAAAAGAAATTAAAGAAGATATTCAGAAATATTATGATCAGAGAGTTGAAGAAATTACTAGAACTAAATTACTGTCTGAAATAATTAAGAATAATGATTTTACTCCACCTCAGACGCTCGTGAATAATGTGCTGGAAGAATATTTGAAAAGCGAAGAAAATTATGCCAAGCAAAACAAAATTCTGTTTAATAAAGATGAAGCCCGTGAACGTTTAAGAAAAAGTGCAGAGAATGAAGTGAAATGGTATCTGATAAAAGAACAAATTCAGAAAGCGGAAAACATTTCTGTAACTGAAGATGAATTAAAAGAATTTGCTCAGAAAGAAGCTGAGCAAACCGGATTGTCAATTGATAAATTGATGAATTATTACAAAGCTTCTAATCAGATTGAAAGGATTATTGACGAAAAACTTTTTGAATTTCTTAAATTAAACAACAAAATAAAAAGAGTTGATCCTAATACTTTATATCCACAGAAAGAGGAAATAAATGAGCAGTAA
- a CDS encoding CCA tRNA nucleotidyltransferase, whose protein sequence is MNFKEEINKSSIIQTISLLADENKVAVFMVGGVVRDLILKRERHDLDFLVIGDSLEFAEKVAKRVGVKKVTKYKNFGTAHFKFENYDIEFVGARKESYNRYSRKPIVEDGTFEDDIKRRDFTINAMAVSLNKNNFGELIDLFNGYNDLQNKLIRTPLDPFQTFDDDPLRIMRAFRFAAQLEFTVDDAIMNASREMRERLRIVSQERITDEFLKILSSPKPSIGLKLLYDSGVMEIIFPEIHNLAGVDQRQDYHHKDVFLHTLIVVDNISQVTENLWLRFAALVHDIAKPQTKKFVEGIGWTFHGHEELGAKMMKNIFHRMKLPLNKLDYVEKLIRLHLRPIALAKEEVTDSAIRRLIVQAGDDLQDLITLCRADITSKNPQKVEKYLANYEAVMQKVLEVQEKDKLRAFQSPVRGDEIMRICNLKPSKKVGEIKKAIEEAILDGIIENSYDAAMSYLMKIKDNFIKDDDSK, encoded by the coding sequence ATGAACTTTAAAGAAGAAATAAATAAATCATCAATCATTCAGACAATCTCACTGTTAGCCGATGAAAACAAAGTTGCTGTTTTTATGGTCGGTGGCGTAGTAAGAGACTTAATTCTCAAAAGGGAAAGACATGATCTTGATTTTCTGGTAATTGGTGATAGTCTTGAATTTGCAGAAAAAGTTGCAAAGAGAGTAGGGGTTAAGAAAGTAACTAAATATAAAAATTTCGGAACAGCACACTTCAAATTTGAAAATTATGATATTGAATTTGTTGGAGCCAGAAAAGAATCATATAATCGGTATTCAAGGAAACCTATTGTGGAAGATGGAACTTTTGAAGATGATATTAAGCGAAGAGATTTTACAATCAATGCGATGGCTGTTTCATTAAACAAAAATAACTTTGGCGAATTAATTGATTTGTTTAATGGCTATAATGATTTGCAAAATAAACTCATCAGAACCCCGCTCGATCCTTTTCAAACATTTGATGATGATCCATTACGGATTATGAGAGCATTCAGATTTGCTGCACAACTCGAATTTACTGTAGATGATGCAATTATGAATGCTTCTAGAGAAATGCGTGAACGATTAAGAATTGTTTCACAAGAAAGAATAACCGATGAATTTCTTAAAATTCTATCTTCGCCCAAACCTTCTATTGGATTAAAACTTTTATATGATTCCGGTGTTATGGAAATTATCTTCCCTGAAATTCATAATCTTGCCGGAGTTGATCAAAGGCAAGATTATCATCATAAAGATGTTTTTCTTCACACATTAATTGTAGTTGATAATATTTCTCAAGTTACAGAAAATCTTTGGCTCAGATTTGCCGCATTGGTTCACGATATTGCTAAACCACAAACCAAGAAATTTGTTGAAGGAATCGGATGGACTTTTCACGGCCACGAAGAACTTGGTGCAAAAATGATGAAAAATATTTTTCATCGTATGAAGCTTCCTTTAAATAAACTTGATTATGTTGAAAAACTTATCAGACTTCATCTGCGACCGATTGCTTTGGCAAAGGAAGAGGTTACTGATTCAGCAATCAGAAGACTTATTGTGCAGGCAGGAGATGACTTGCAAGATTTAATAACATTATGTCGCGCAGATATTACGAGTAAAAATCCACAGAAAGTTGAAAAGTACCTCGCAAATTATGAAGCTGTTATGCAGAAAGTTCTTGAAGTACAGGAGAAGGATAAACTACGCGCTTTCCAATCTCCGGTTAGAGGTGATGAGATAATGAGAATTTGCAATCTTAAGCCATCAAAAAAAGTTGGAGAAATTAAAAAAGCTATAGAAGAAGCGATACTTGATGGTATTATTGAAAATAGTTATGATGCCGCCATGTCATATCTTATGAAGATAAAAGACAATTTCATAAAAGATGACGATTCAAAATAA
- a CDS encoding tetratricopeptide repeat protein, whose protein sequence is MNIKYFNDKIVFGLLLFFIIIFSFYLFHIPLASTFGYEFAATFGVLFFLLSGLVNLWRLKKGIPSKVYFKFSLAILLLPILIALLTSFIKDICSFWFGVSFYLIIAAVSFVVSFFLSEIIYNTFPKFHKTIFFIAILIIAFIPVCELYTNPQVYFYSPIIGFFPGTVYDEDLSITLSLILYRALNLLYFSLFYFIVKRNFIKNKSITTLLLVIVALLFICISPEFGFSTDHKKLNKVLSDKIESQNFVIHFDKNGIDSTEINILLLNHEYYYEKLKNKLGFSPKEKINSFIFNDRLQKKRYFGSEKADVAKPWLNEIYLSRDSWESTLNHELVHIFSAEIGSGIFKLAHSFNPALIEGFAEAIDDNYDDIQIHFVAASAYNYGYKIDVQDLFRGFNFFKSFSGLSYLYAGSFSKYLIEKYGIESYSLFYHSGNTNKAFGKSSDELSDEYLEFLKSQKILLSKNQIEYFFGRQSIFQKVCPRQIASDLKEAEKLILQKKYSEAENLLTKILSKTSNYAAIIGLVNIYIVHKKYDEAAALISNHINEFGNTPYYYFLKLSEGDIQTLLSNDSIAEANYKFIAESYPHIQLKLLADLRIELQKNNSLKKYLVASDSIKFHILLELNKGKNVISSIIPMINLAEKIHISTTILLELSHAPLIPENPEDGYVLFRFSKYLLKKGDLVNARKLASLANRKSFGSVYYIAIKEQFEKCNWFVKNFERIIDNGK, encoded by the coding sequence GTGAATATTAAATATTTTAATGATAAAATTGTTTTTGGGCTGCTGTTATTTTTTATCATAATATTTTCTTTCTATCTATTCCACATTCCTCTTGCTTCAACTTTTGGATATGAATTCGCTGCAACATTTGGAGTTCTGTTTTTTCTGCTGAGCGGTTTAGTCAATCTGTGGCGATTAAAAAAGGGAATACCATCTAAAGTTTACTTCAAATTTTCATTAGCAATTCTTTTGTTACCAATTCTCATTGCTTTACTGACCTCGTTTATAAAAGACATTTGCTCCTTTTGGTTTGGAGTTTCATTCTATCTGATTATTGCTGCCGTTTCATTTGTTGTGAGTTTTTTTCTGAGCGAAATTATCTACAACACATTTCCAAAATTTCACAAGACTATTTTCTTCATTGCAATTTTAATTATCGCTTTTATTCCCGTCTGTGAACTTTATACTAATCCTCAAGTTTATTTTTATTCACCAATAATTGGATTTTTCCCGGGAACAGTTTATGATGAGGATTTGAGCATCACTTTATCACTGATTTTATATCGGGCTTTAAATCTTCTCTATTTCAGTCTTTTCTATTTTATCGTTAAAAGAAATTTCATAAAAAATAAATCCATAACTACTCTTCTACTTGTAATAGTTGCACTTTTGTTTATCTGCATATCTCCTGAGTTTGGATTTTCAACCGATCATAAAAAATTAAATAAAGTTTTATCAGACAAAATTGAATCACAGAATTTTGTTATTCATTTTGATAAAAACGGAATTGATTCGACTGAGATAAATATTTTACTTCTTAATCACGAATACTATTATGAAAAATTGAAAAATAAGTTAGGATTCAGCCCAAAGGAAAAAATCAATAGTTTTATTTTTAATGATAGACTACAAAAGAAAAGATATTTTGGATCAGAGAAAGCTGATGTTGCAAAACCGTGGCTCAATGAAATTTATCTAAGCAGAGATTCGTGGGAAAGCACTTTAAATCACGAATTAGTTCACATTTTTTCTGCTGAAATTGGATCTGGAATTTTCAAATTGGCGCACTCGTTTAATCCTGCTTTGATTGAGGGTTTTGCTGAAGCAATTGACGATAATTATGATGATATTCAAATACATTTTGTTGCTGCTTCGGCTTATAACTATGGATATAAAATTGATGTTCAGGATTTATTTCGTGGATTCAATTTCTTCAAATCATTTTCCGGTTTATCATATTTATATGCTGGTTCATTCTCAAAATATCTAATTGAAAAATATGGCATAGAATCTTATTCATTATTCTATCATTCGGGAAATACTAATAAAGCATTTGGAAAATCTTCAGATGAATTATCGGATGAATACCTTGAATTCCTTAAATCACAAAAAATTCTTTTATCTAAAAATCAGATTGAATATTTTTTCGGCAGGCAATCAATCTTTCAAAAAGTATGTCCAAGACAAATTGCCTCGGATTTGAAAGAAGCGGAAAAATTGATTCTACAGAAAAAATATTCTGAAGCAGAAAATCTGTTGACAAAAATTTTAAGTAAAACTTCAAACTATGCTGCAATAATCGGATTAGTGAATATTTATATTGTACATAAAAAATATGATGAGGCTGCAGCTCTAATTAGCAATCACATAAATGAATTTGGGAATACTCCTTATTATTATTTTTTAAAGTTGTCTGAAGGTGATATTCAAACTTTACTTTCCAATGACTCTATTGCTGAAGCTAATTATAAATTCATCGCTGAAAGTTATCCGCATATTCAATTAAAGTTACTTGCAGACCTCAGAATAGAATTACAAAAAAACAATTCACTTAAAAAATATTTAGTAGCTTCTGACTCTATTAAATTTCATATTTTATTAGAATTGAACAAAGGAAAAAATGTAATTTCTTCCATCATTCCGATGATAAATCTGGCGGAGAAAATCCATATCTCAACAACAATATTATTGGAATTATCTCATGCACCACTAATTCCTGAGAATCCTGAAGATGGTTATGTATTATTCAGATTTTCAAAATACTTATTGAAGAAAGGCGATTTGGTTAATGCCAGAAAACTTGCTTCGCTTGCAAACAGAAAATCATTCGGTTCCGTTTATTATATTGCAATCAAAGAACAATTCGAAAAATGTAATTGGTTTGTAAAAAATTTTGAAAGAATAATTGACAACGGAAAATGA
- the murA gene encoding UDP-N-acetylglucosamine 1-carboxyvinyltransferase, which translates to MDKFIIHGGKKLKGSVKVSGAKNASLALMPATLVNNGINKLYNTPELNDVYTMLKLLSQMGVKYSFNNHLLELDTSSITSYEAPYEHVKKMRASIYVLGPLLARYGYAKVSMPGGCAWGPRPVNLHLMAMEKLGAEIQLDQGYIIARSNRLKGNYINFDIPSVGATGNTLMAAVLAKGNTIINNAACEPEITNLCNYLIKMGAKINGIGTSILEVEGVDELKPAEIETIPDRIEAGTLLIAGAITRGNIRVIGGVTHHLHSLLSKLEDSGCKLAYNKDYIEINAEDVEVSPVDVTTAVFPGFPTDMQAQWIAYMSLANGTSNVTDTIYTDRFNHVPELVRLGADIIVHENTARIVGVKRLTGAKVMSTDLRASASLVLAGLAAEGTTEVLRVYHIDRGYQKIEEKLKTLGADIERVEGSEY; encoded by the coding sequence TTGGATAAATTTATTATTCACGGCGGAAAAAAACTTAAAGGAAGTGTTAAAGTTAGTGGTGCAAAAAATGCATCTTTAGCTTTAATGCCTGCCACTTTAGTTAATAATGGAATAAACAAGCTCTATAATACTCCTGAATTGAATGATGTTTATACAATGTTGAAATTATTATCGCAAATGGGAGTTAAGTATTCTTTTAATAATCATTTACTTGAATTAGATACATCCAGCATAACAAGTTATGAGGCGCCTTATGAACATGTGAAGAAAATGAGAGCTTCAATTTATGTGCTTGGTCCATTATTGGCTCGCTATGGATATGCAAAAGTTTCTATGCCAGGCGGATGTGCCTGGGGACCTCGACCAGTGAATTTACATTTAATGGCAATGGAAAAACTTGGTGCAGAAATTCAGCTTGATCAAGGTTATATCATTGCAAGATCAAATCGATTAAAAGGTAATTACATTAACTTTGATATTCCCTCAGTTGGTGCTACCGGAAACACTTTAATGGCTGCAGTACTCGCAAAAGGAAATACTATAATCAATAACGCCGCTTGTGAACCTGAGATTACAAATCTTTGTAATTACCTGATAAAGATGGGAGCAAAAATTAATGGTATTGGAACTTCTATTCTTGAAGTTGAAGGTGTTGATGAATTAAAGCCCGCCGAAATTGAAACTATTCCGGATAGAATTGAAGCTGGTACACTTTTAATCGCTGGTGCAATTACAAGAGGTAATATCAGAGTTATCGGTGGAGTAACTCATCATTTACATTCACTCTTATCTAAACTTGAAGACAGTGGATGTAAGTTGGCTTACAATAAAGATTATATCGAAATCAATGCTGAAGATGTTGAAGTAAGTCCTGTTGATGTTACAACAGCTGTCTTTCCGGGATTTCCTACAGATATGCAAGCTCAATGGATTGCTTATATGTCACTTGCTAATGGTACTTCAAATGTTACGGACACAATTTATACAGATAGATTTAATCATGTACCTGAATTAGTAAGATTAGGTGCTGACATTATTGTACACGAAAACACTGCAAGAATTGTAGGTGTAAAAAGACTAACTGGAGCAAAAGTAATGTCAACTGATTTAAGAGCCAGCGCTTCTCTTGTTCTTGCTGGTCTTGCAGCAGAAGGTACAACTGAAGTTTTACGAGTTTATCATATTGACAGAGGTTATCAGAAAATTGAAGAGAAGCTGAAAACTTTAGGTGCTGACATTGAAAGAGTTGAGGGTAGTGAATATTAA
- a CDS encoding PP2C family protein-serine/threonine phosphatase → MISQFTSKGANKIINEDAIETLIVDDGLLCILCDGVGADSDPEVASRITVSAVKNLFDASDKTDYLERIKDTIIDANDFLVKYSHQKKDNNQMTTTLDILYLKDNFAYWGHIGDSRIYYLRGNTLRLLTKDHTLIQKLIEEGFLTLKQAINHPSSHILLKALGKDNPEPDLSKMRLNNFENHRFFLCSDGISSLIDDSELQQIISNKDFDSIQNNIISLVRSRGAIDDYSFILIEKVNNGWKENS, encoded by the coding sequence TTGATTTCACAATTTACTTCGAAAGGTGCAAACAAAATCATAAATGAAGATGCAATTGAAACTCTGATTGTTGATGATGGTTTGCTTTGCATTCTTTGTGATGGAGTTGGTGCTGATTCTGATCCGGAAGTTGCTTCGAGAATAACTGTTTCGGCAGTGAAAAATTTATTCGATGCTTCTGATAAAACAGATTATCTGGAAAGAATTAAAGATACTATTATTGATGCTAATGACTTTCTTGTTAAGTATTCGCATCAGAAAAAAGATAACAATCAAATGACAACAACTTTAGATATTCTTTATCTGAAGGATAATTTTGCTTATTGGGGTCATATTGGTGATTCAAGAATTTACTATTTAAGAGGCAATACTCTAAGATTATTAACGAAGGATCACACTCTAATTCAAAAGTTAATCGAAGAAGGTTTTCTAACATTAAAGCAGGCAATAAATCATCCGAGCAGTCACATTTTATTAAAAGCTTTGGGAAAAGATAATCCTGAACCTGATTTAAGTAAAATGCGATTGAATAACTTCGAAAATCATAGATTCTTTCTCTGTTCAGATGGCATTTCATCTTTAATTGATGATTCAGAACTTCAACAAATTATTTCCAATAAAGATTTTGATTCAATTCAGAATAATATAATCTCCCTTGTTCGAAGCCGCGGAGCAATAGATGATTATTCATTTATCTTGATCGAAAAAGTGAATAATGGTTGGAAAGAGAATTCTTAA
- a CDS encoding serine/threonine-protein kinase: protein MVGKRILNYQIISLLGEGGMGSVYKAYDLQLERYVAIKIINPKLVKDPVSLERFRFEAKNQAKLNHPNIVAVYGFIETREATGFVMEYVDGSTISQLISTYGRLDLIYSLRVLQQVLIAIDYAHSMGFVHRDLKPSNIIIDRNGVAKIMDFGISKSLNENQNITRVGFNIGTIHYMSPEQIKGLEPTPQTDIYSLGITLYEMLAGSPPFNFNSDYEIYEAHLKMIPNKLSVTFPEIPNEVDDLILSALNKLNKKNFINAYEFRSSIEQLIFNLPLLVSRPSVNQSQTTSISQKKTRSANLIVAFIVLLTVLIIGVSYVLVEKFIIKEKINSSSENKSEVNYLVNENYFSAPWQEIKTNIPVNLNTIAFISSNLFVGGTRGSVLISKNNGQSFDKIKLNEKVDIHSSANISGKLLLTASDGKVILLDEKGKILQSIKLADENFLSSCIKDRIYICGSDGIILKSDKSKLKFEKINSPAKSTLYDIIELGNASFITCGWNGSVYKTTNDGLSFSENKLSQSYLKKLYFINQFLGFVGGADGNLFKSTDGGENWSKLNINTVATINDIIFVNQKTGFIVTSEGELFVSENSGEDWQKLSTGIRTSLNKIAVLNNGMIYLIGNNGIILKNKL from the coding sequence ATGGTTGGAAAGAGAATTCTTAATTACCAGATTATTTCTCTTCTGGGCGAAGGAGGAATGGGGAGTGTTTACAAGGCATACGATCTTCAGCTTGAAAGATATGTCGCTATTAAGATTATCAATCCAAAACTTGTTAAAGATCCTGTTTCCCTGGAGAGATTCCGATTCGAAGCGAAGAATCAGGCAAAACTAAATCATCCGAACATTGTTGCTGTTTATGGATTTATTGAAACCAGAGAAGCAACCGGCTTTGTAATGGAATATGTGGATGGTTCAACGATTAGTCAGTTAATATCAACATACGGAAGACTTGATTTAATTTATTCTTTAAGAGTTCTGCAGCAGGTTCTTATCGCAATTGATTATGCTCATTCAATGGGATTTGTGCACAGAGATTTAAAACCTTCCAACATTATCATCGATAGAAACGGTGTTGCCAAAATAATGGATTTTGGTATTTCAAAATCTTTAAATGAAAATCAAAACATAACTCGGGTCGGTTTTAATATTGGTACTATACACTATATGAGTCCGGAGCAAATAAAAGGTTTGGAGCCAACACCACAGACAGATATTTATTCACTCGGAATTACTCTTTATGAGATGCTTGCTGGTTCGCCCCCATTTAATTTTAATTCTGATTATGAAATCTATGAAGCTCATCTGAAAATGATTCCGAATAAGCTCTCAGTTACTTTTCCCGAAATACCAAATGAAGTTGATGACTTAATCCTTAGCGCATTAAATAAATTAAATAAGAAAAATTTTATAAATGCTTATGAATTCAGGAGTTCAATAGAACAATTAATATTTAATTTGCCTTTATTGGTCAGTAGACCTTCAGTTAATCAATCTCAAACTACTTCAATATCACAGAAAAAAACCCGCTCGGCAAACTTAATAGTAGCTTTTATTGTTTTACTTACTGTCTTGATAATCGGTGTATCTTATGTACTTGTTGAAAAATTTATAATTAAAGAAAAGATAAATTCATCGTCAGAGAATAAGAGCGAAGTAAATTATTTAGTTAACGAAAATTATTTTTCAGCTCCGTGGCAAGAAATTAAAACCAATATTCCGGTAAACCTCAATACAATTGCTTTCATCAGTTCGAATTTATTTGTCGGTGGAACAAGAGGAAGTGTTCTAATATCAAAGAATAATGGTCAAAGTTTTGATAAAATAAAATTAAATGAAAAAGTCGATATACATTCCTCAGCAAATATATCGGGAAAGTTATTATTAACCGCTTCTGATGGAAAAGTAATTTTATTGGATGAAAAAGGGAAGATATTACAATCAATTAAACTTGCTGATGAAAATTTTTTGTCATCCTGCATCAAAGATAGAATTTATATTTGTGGAAGTGATGGTATAATACTTAAATCAGATAAATCTAAACTGAAATTTGAGAAAATTAATTCTCCTGCCAAAAGCACTCTTTATGACATTATTGAATTAGGCAATGCATCGTTTATAACCTGTGGCTGGAATGGAAGTGTTTATAAAACAACCAATGATGGACTAAGTTTCAGTGAAAATAAACTAAGTCAAAGCTATCTGAAGAAGCTTTATTTTATAAATCAGTTTCTTGGATTTGTTGGTGGAGCAGATGGTAATCTATTCAAATCAACTGATGGCGGAGAAAATTGGTCAAAACTTAATATCAATACTGTTGCTACAATTAATGATATTATTTTTGTGAATCAGAAAACCGGATTCATTGTAACATCGGAAGGTGAATTATTTGTTTCTGAAAATTCAGGAGAAGATTGGCAGAAATTATCAACAGGGATAAGAACATCACTGAATAAAATAGCCGTACTGAACAATGGAATGATTTACCTGATTGGCAATAACGGAATTATTTTAAAAAATAAATTATAA
- the clpP gene encoding ATP-dependent Clp endopeptidase proteolytic subunit ClpP yields the protein MSSKIEIFNQLVPYVIEQTGRGERGMDIYSRLLRERIVFIGTPIDDHIASLTIAQLIFLEAEDPEKDIHIYINSPGGSVTAGLAIYDTMRFIKPDVSTICVGMAASMAAVLLAGGTKGKRFALPHSKILIHQPWTQGIGGQVTDVEIHAKEMLKTRETLYNILAEHTGKPYEQIAKDCERDYFLTAQEAKEYNLIDDIIEKRSPKK from the coding sequence ATGAGCAGTAAAATCGAAATCTTTAATCAACTTGTTCCTTATGTTATTGAACAAACCGGACGCGGCGAACGTGGAATGGATATCTATTCACGTCTGTTACGCGAAAGAATTGTTTTCATCGGAACTCCAATTGACGATCACATTGCAAGCTTAACAATCGCTCAGCTAATTTTTCTTGAAGCTGAAGATCCCGAAAAAGACATTCATATCTACATAAATTCTCCTGGCGGTAGTGTAACTGCTGGTCTGGCTATCTATGATACGATGCGATTTATCAAGCCTGATGTTTCAACAATTTGTGTTGGAATGGCTGCAAGTATGGCTGCTGTTCTTTTAGCAGGTGGAACTAAAGGAAAAAGATTTGCTCTTCCGCATTCAAAGATTTTAATTCATCAACCCTGGACTCAAGGAATTGGTGGTCAGGTAACTGATGTTGAAATTCATGCGAAAGAAATGCTTAAAACAAGAGAAACTTTGTACAATATTCTTGCTGAGCATACTGGAAAACCTTATGAACAAATTGCAAAAGATTGCGAAAGAGATTATTTCTTAACAGCTCAGGAAGCAAAAGAGTATAATTTGATTGATGATATAATTGAAAAAAGAAGTCCGAAAAAATAA